In Granulicella sibirica, the sequence CTGCGTGGCGAGCTCGTTCTTTTCCGCGATGTCCTTTCGGCTGTAGCTAAGAAAGACAAGAGGTTTGGTCAAGAGCTCATCCTCTCTGATCGTCTAAGGTGCTCTCTCTCAATCGTTCTGGGCAAGGGCTTGAAGCGGAAGTCTGCGCGTGTTGTCTTCAGTTGCCGAGCAGGCCGGCGGCGATGCTGTCGGTTTCAGCTTTCGACTTCAATTCGGAGGGCCTGCCAAGGTCCGGCCTCCACTGATAGAGGAGATCGCATTGCGTGAAGACCTTGAGGGCCTCAATGCGCTTCGGGAGGACGGGGTGGGTCGCGAACCACTCCAGGAAGCGAACAGGGGACTCGCGGGTCTGGTTGAGCTGGTCGGTGTAGGCATCGACGTTGATGCCGCGAAGCGATGCAGCTCCGCCGGTAGCAAGGCTGGCAAGAGCGGTCTGGGCGATCGGGAAGTCGCCGCAGCAGATGAGCCCGGCGCGGTCGCAGGTGACCTCAGCAGCTCGGCTCCAGGATAGGAAGAACATGCGCAGCGCACCAGCGACAACGCCAGTGACTAGCCTGGCCTGACCGAGGGTGGAGATGACGTCGTAGGCCACGCCAAGCCCGACCATCTTCTGGCAGATGAGGCGGGCGAGCGGATTGGTGAGATTCTGGACGGCGGTATTGTAGGCTCCATGCAGGTTGTGGACGTGGCCGCACTCGTGGCCAACGACGAAGAGGAGCTCGGGCTCGGTGAGCTTTTCAACGAGTTCGGACGAGAGAACAAGCATCGGGGCGACGTCATCAGTGGCGATGGTGTAGGCGGAGAGCTCCGGTGAAGCCATGATGTAGATGCGGGGGATGCCGATGCCGAGGCGGCGGGCGCAGTTCTCGCCAATGGCATGGAGGTGGGGGAACTGGCGGGGGCCGACCGCCACCATTTCCATGGCGTGGATGTGTTTCTGGATGGGCTCCGTTGCGGCGGCAATCGAGCGCACGAACTGGCGAGCGGCGCCGATGGAGGCGATCTTCTGGCGGAGGGAGTAGTCAAGGCCATAGGCGTAGTC encodes:
- a CDS encoding M48 family metallopeptidase, producing MSKLQTLDPTLDVSLDFATFARERDRNLSAHTGPGGVADYAYGLDYSLRQKIASIGAARQFVRSIAAATEPIQKHIHAMEMVAVGPRQFPHLHAIGENCARRLGIGIPRIYIMASPELSAYTIATDDVAPMLVLSSELVEKLTEPELLFVVGHECGHVHNLHGAYNTAVQNLTNPLARLICQKMVGLGVAYDVISTLGQARLVTGVVAGALRMFFLSWSRAAEVTCDRAGLICCGDFPIAQTALASLATGGAASLRGINVDAYTDQLNQTRESPVRFLEWFATHPVLPKRIEALKVFTQCDLLYQWRPDLGRPSELKSKAETDSIAAGLLGN